The DNA segment AAGCTGAGCCAGCTGGGGATTTCCGATGGCGATTATTGAGTATTATGGCGAACTGCGTAGCTACACCGGGTGTACACGGGAAGGGGCGGATGTAAGTAGTCTACGCTCTGTATTTCGTTATATCCGGGAGCACTATGGGCGTGACGCCGAGGCCTTGGCCCGGAAATGCGCTGTGATAGTGGACGGGGTAAATTACAATTTTTGTGCCCGGCAGCAACGGGTGCTGCACCAAGATACGGTTTTAGCCCTGTTTCCGCCGGTTGCTGGTGGTTAAATGGGGGAGATAGTTGTTGAAAGTGGTATTCCCCGCGCTAGGTTGATTGCTTACTTT comes from the Bacillota bacterium genome and includes:
- a CDS encoding MoaD/ThiS family protein is translated as MAIIEYYGELRSYTGCTREGADVSSLRSVFRYIREHYGRDAEALARKCAVIVDGVNYNFCARQQRVLHQDTVLALFPPVAGG